Part of the Bacillus sp. THAF10 genome is shown below.
TCCTGTTCCAATTGCCCAAATTGGCTCGTATGCAATAACAGTTGTTTTAACTTGCTCTGCAGTAAGTCCTGTTAACGCTTTTTTCATTTGATCGCCAACGATGTCATTCGTTTTGCCAGCCTCACGCTCTTCTAACGTTTCTCCGCAGCAAACAATTGGTGTTATACCATGTTTAAATGCAGAAAGAACTTTTTTATTTACCGTTTCATCTGTTTCTGCAAACATTTCACGGCGCTCAGAGTGACCAATGATGACGTAGGAAACACCGATGTCTTTTAAGGCAACCGGGCTCACTTCGCCAGTAAAGGCACCATTGTCTTCAAAGTGCATGTTTTGGGCACCGATTTTAAGGTCACGGCCTTCTGTATTTGAAACAAGACGCTCTAGGAAAAGGGAGGGTGCACATACAACAGAATCAATTTGTTCTGCAGAAGGAATTAATCCTTTTACCTCTTCTATGAAGCTTGTAGCCTCAGGGAGTGTTTTGTGCATTTTCCAGTTACCTGCAATAATAGGTTTACGCATGGTATCCATCCTTTCGGGTTGGGTTTACTTATCGTTTAGAGCGACAACTCCTGGAAGTTCTTTTCCTTCCATGAATTCAAGAGATGCGCCGCCACCAGTTGAGATATGGCTCATTTTGTCTGCAAGCTTGAATTTTTCAACCGCAGCTGCAGAGTCTCCTCCACCGATGACAGAGTATGTATCGGTAGCTTCTGCTAAGGCTTCTGCAACAGCTTTTGTTCCGCCTGCAAATGCATCTAGTTCAAATACTCCCATTGGTCCATTCCAAATAACAAGTTTGGAGTTTTTGATCACATCTGCATAAATTTCACGGGATTTTGGTCCACAATCAAGACCTTCCCAGTCACTTGGAATGCTGTCAACAGCGACAATTTGTGTGTTGGCGTCGTTGGAGAAATCATCTGCAACGATGACGTCAACAGGCATGTACATGTTTACGCCTTTTGCTTTTGCTTGTTCGATGAAGCTTTTTGCTAAATCAATTTTATCTTCTTCTAATAGGGATTTTCCAACATCGTGGCCTTGTGCTTTGATGAACGTGTAAGCAAGTCCACCGCCGATGATTAGGTTGTCCACTTTATTTAAGAGATTTTCAATTACACCGATTTTATCTTTAACCTTTGCCCCACCGATAATTGCGGTAAATGGGCGTTCTGGGTTGGAAAGTGCTTTTCCAAGAACCTCAAGTTCTTTTTCCATTAAGAGGCCTGCTACTGCCGGCAAGTGCTGGGCAATTCCTTCTGTAGAAGCGTGAGCACGGTGAGCAGCGCCAAATGCGTCGTTCACATACACATCAGCAAGCTCAGCGAATGCTTTTGCTAGCTCAGGGTCATTTTTCTCCTCACCAGGATAGAAGCGAACGTTCTCTAATAAAAGAACATCTCCTTCGCTCATGTCATCTACGATCGCTTTTACGGATTCACCGTAAGCTTCATCTGCTTTTTTTACTTCTTTTCCAAGAAGCTCCTGCAGACGGGAGGCTACCGCAGTTAGGCGTAGTTCTTCTACAACCTGCCCCTTTGGACGTCCTAAGTGACTAGCAAGAAGTACTTTTGCACCGTTATCTACCAAGTGCTTGATCGTTGGCAAGGCAGCACGGATACGCGTTTCGTCTGTTACTTGTCCATCCTTCATCGGTACGTTAAAATCTACTCGGCAAAAAACGCGTTGACCTTTCACGTCGATGTCACGAATGCTTTTCTTATTCATCTGAAAACGGCCTCCTTTTATGAGGAAATGTAGTTATTTTAAAACATGAAAAGAGGGAGAGGGTGTGTTCCCCAATCCCCCTCTTATTATAGAATGCTTTGGTTGTGAAATCCAAATAATATAGTAAAAATTATAGTCCTTTAGAAGCGATGTACTTCGCAAGGTCTACTACACGGTGAGAATAGCCGCTCTCGTTATCATACCAAGAGATAACTTTCACCATGTTGCCTTCCATTACCATCGTAGATAATGCGTCGATAGTAGAAGACTCTGGGT
Proteins encoded:
- the tpiA gene encoding triose-phosphate isomerase — protein: MRKPIIAGNWKMHKTLPEATSFIEEVKGLIPSAEQIDSVVCAPSLFLERLVSNTEGRDLKIGAQNMHFEDNGAFTGEVSPVALKDIGVSYVIIGHSERREMFAETDETVNKKVLSAFKHGITPIVCCGETLEEREAGKTNDIVGDQMKKALTGLTAEQVKTTVIAYEPIWAIGTGKSSTAEDANEVCAHIRSVVASEFDQASADAVRIQYGGSVKPANIAEYMAQSDIDGALVGGASLEHQSFLQLLEAGKNE
- the pgk gene encoding phosphoglycerate kinase → MNKKSIRDIDVKGQRVFCRVDFNVPMKDGQVTDETRIRAALPTIKHLVDNGAKVLLASHLGRPKGQVVEELRLTAVASRLQELLGKEVKKADEAYGESVKAIVDDMSEGDVLLLENVRFYPGEEKNDPELAKAFAELADVYVNDAFGAAHRAHASTEGIAQHLPAVAGLLMEKELEVLGKALSNPERPFTAIIGGAKVKDKIGVIENLLNKVDNLIIGGGLAYTFIKAQGHDVGKSLLEEDKIDLAKSFIEQAKAKGVNMYMPVDVIVADDFSNDANTQIVAVDSIPSDWEGLDCGPKSREIYADVIKNSKLVIWNGPMGVFELDAFAGGTKAVAEALAEATDTYSVIGGGDSAAAVEKFKLADKMSHISTGGGASLEFMEGKELPGVVALNDK